One genomic window of Punica granatum isolate Tunisia-2019 chromosome 1, ASM765513v2, whole genome shotgun sequence includes the following:
- the LOC116192953 gene encoding vacuolar-processing enzyme alpha-isozyme-like yields the protein MMKASCVYGAFLFLLLAITDAVESTRAYNIEEDLSRPTADSIEGTRWAVLVAGSNGYNNYRHQADVCHAYQILKQGGLKDENIIVFMYDDIAYNEDNPTPGFVVNKPYGPNVYHGVPKDYTGNDTNVNNLYAVLLGNKSALTGGSGKVLSSGPNDHVFFYYTDHGGPGILAMPVGDLVYAKDLIEVLKKKHEMKGYKRMAIYIEACESGSMVSGLLPGNVNVYSTTASKPDENSWGCYCPGDDDDDRSQSAGKTNNSTATPGSPDFYGTCLGDLYSVAWLEDSDVHDPRKETMRQQYKRVKKRTNASHVMQYGDMSLNNVFRSLFMGPNYPDNNLSASTRPKPFSSSSGGMVISQRDAKLAYLRNKVQIAPDGSLEQLEAQMRLRDELLHREQVDRKIGKIAKLLLGEKDGLVAVPNTVLPEGQPLVNDWECFKTMLRTYEEHCGALTHYGRKYTRVMANMCNAGVNKEQLIWASTEACS from the exons ATGATGAAGGCTAGCTGTGTTTATGGggcttttcttttccttctacTTGCAATAACTGATGCCGTGGAGAGTACAAGGGCTTATAATATCGAAGAAGATTTATCTCGACCAACTGCAGACAGTATTGAGGGGACAAGGTGGGCGGTTCTCGTTGCAGGATCAAATGGTTACAATAACTACCGGCACCAG GCGGATGTTTGTCATGCATATCAAATATTGAAGCAAGGTGGCTTGAAAGATGAGAATATCATTGTTTTCATGTACGATGATATAGCATATAACGAAGATAATCCAACTCCTGGTTTCGTCGTCAACAAACCATATGGTCCGAACGTATACCATGGAGTACCCAAG GACTACACAGGAAACGACACCAATGTAAATAACTTGTATGCCGTCCTCCTGGGCAACAAGAGTGCACTCACTGGGGGTTCTGGCAAGGTGTTGAGTAGCGGCCCTAACGACCACGTTTTCTTTTACTATACTGACCATGGTGGTCCGGGCATTCTtg CAATGCCGGTTGGGGATCTCGTGTACGCGAAAGACCTGATAGAGGTGCTGAAGAAGAAGCACGAGATGAAAGGGTACAAAAGGATGGCGATCTATATAGAAGCATGCGAGTCCGGGAGCATGGTCAGTGGGTTGCTCCCTGGTAATGTGAATGTGTACTCCACCACCGCATCAAAGCCTGATGAGAATAGCTGGGGCTGTTATTGCCCTGGGGACGATGACGATGACCGGTCTCAATCTGCAGGCAAAACCAATAATTCCACAGCAACCCCAGGCTCCCCTGACTTTTACGGCACTTGCTTGGGTGACTTGTACAGTGTCGCTTGGCTCGAGGACAG TGACGTGCACGACCCACGCAAGGAGACTATGAGGCAACAGTATAAGAGG GTTAAGAAGAGGACAAATGCATCGCATGTCATGCAATACGGCGATATGAGTCTCAACAATGTATTTCGGTCACTTTTCATGGGTCCAAACTATCCAGATAATAATCTCAGTGCGTCCACTCGCCCAAAACccttctcttcttcatcagGAGGAATGGTCATCAGCCAAAGAGACGCCAAGCTCGCTTACCTCAGGAACAAG GTCCAGATAGCGCCGGACGGCTCTCTCGAGCAGTTGGAAGCACAAATGAGGTTGCGGGATGAATTGCTCCACAGGGAGCAAGTGGATCGCAAGATAGGCAAGATTGCAAAGCTATTGCTCGGTGAAAAGGATGGGTTAGTAGCTGTGCCAAACACCGTCCTACCGGAAGGGCAGCCTCTCGTCAATGATTGGGAGTGCTTCAAGACAATG TTGAGGACCTACGAAGAACATTGCGGAGCGTTGACTCATTACGGGAGGAAGTACACTCGAGTGATGGCCAACATGTGCAATGCTGGTGTAAACAAAGAACAATTAATATGGGCCTCGACTGAAGCTTGTTCCTAG